aatattatgctttttgtacaatatatagcagcagtagtgtgtgtaatatatacagatgatttgctgactgacagtcctgataatgcagtacttatagatatgaagcagtgaatataattctGGTGAGTTTTTgattcctgtgtctggcagtttcagtaagcagttttagtaagcatcCGTGGCTCATCTGCCTCAAGATTGTgtcctgagatgcttttctgatcagcacggttgtaaagagtgcttatttgCATTACTATAGCTGTCTGGCTATTCTCTTATATAgtcttatacagtacattcccTGGTGTAACATTTCCATTTGTTCCGTCGAATAAGATGGAGAACGCACAATACAACTTGGTAAAAGTTCATGCTAAGGAACTGAAGCTTTTAATTCCAAGGTACTTGCATGAAATGTAGCTTCAATTTGGCAAACAGTTTGTAAAAGACTTTTCTTTTGGATAATTTTTCTTAGAACTCATTcagttacaaataaaattagaagcTCGTTTATGGAAAACCGCTTAGCATTAAAACagaaatttgatttaaaaaaaaaaaagcagacatacacagaggtaaaaatgtaatttatacatcgaaattttatttagaatatgtacaaataaaaatgaacttgATAAAAATACCAATACCAATAATACGTCACAAAAATATACGTATAAGGAacattttctgtagtgtttgttgAGTTGTTCGCTCTCTGGGGCTGGAGGAAGTTGCAGAGCTGAGTAAAGAACAAGGACTGTTCATTGTTTTTGGGTTAATGTTCAGCTTGCTGAAAAATTTGGACCAGTCGAGTCGAAGGGTGAAGGGAGTGTTACACCGTAGTGGCCATTCGGACTGGGGGAATCCCTAATGGCAGCCTGCCTGAACGTTCGCTCGGTGCCTgaaaatccaaataaataaataaataaataaatacacaatcagATTTCCACTTCTCATCATTTTACAGCTGGggaaacacatttatttatttatttatttatttatttatttatttgtttgtttgtttgtttgtttgtttgtttgttaaattgcTTACAAATCACATACCAAAAgactattaaaaaaagaaaagaaaatgaattgatATGTGGTGGTGAAATTCAGCACCAGATGGTGATTGTAGGCTGGAGGCTGTTTAATGCAGTTGGTCAGCAGGTGCTGAGGTTTGGTCAGATTCGGCTGACTGATTACAGCCTGGAGAAAAGCGCACACAAAGAGTTGAAGTACAAgttagctttattgtcattcggctacatgttgagacatgcagtggaacgagatgtcgtgtctcacaggtcaacggtgcaacatacatacagacataaaacGAAAAATACAATACGCTCTATGTTACTttcaagaaataaatataaatatgtggaCTATACAAAGCTTCCCTTGATATTTTACACctctgttttttatattttacacacagtgGCTTGTTGTTTGTGTATCATCAGGGTCACCTGATTTGGTGTGAATAGAataataatcaatcaatcaatcaatcaatcaatcaatcaatctatctatctatctatctatctatctatctatctatctatctatctatctatctatctatctatctatctatctatctatctatccatccatccatccatccatccatccatcttttttAATCTGATTGATCAATAATCTATCTGTGGTGGAATTCAGCACCAGGTGACGATGGTGATTGTAGGCTGGAGGCTGTTTAATGCAGTTGGTCAGCAGGTGCTGAGGTTTGGTCAGATTCCATCCATCTTTTTTAAACTGATTGAtcaataatcaatcaatcaatcaatcaatcaatcaatcaatctatctatctatctatctatctatctatctatctatctatctatctatctatctatctatctatctatctatccatccatccatccatccatccatccatccatccatcatttaaaacagaaacGTTTCCAGTTAGCAACATATTTGCATTAGGAGACTTAAAGGAAAACTAAATGCACTTACTTTCTTCACAGTTCTCGTGACAGGATATCTGGGATCCCGATTCCTTGCTACATACAGTAGTTGAGTGAATAATGaattcattataaaaaaataaaaaataatattaaaaaaaattgtagttaAGATAGGCGAATGGGTGGCGATGTTCCTTACCTTTCTTTTTATAACATTGGTAACAGAGGAGGACGAGGCCTGCGAAGAGGAGCAGCAGGAGGATGAGGCACGGGACTCCGGCAGCAATACCAGCAACGGCTGACCTGCTAAGACCTGCAGCagagacatgtatttatttattttattttttgacagcACATTCTGATTGGGTTTAATTAAAGAATAGCATGTTTTAtccatatatatttacatttaatattttggaACATCTACAAAAAGAGTTTTATATATCACACATCATTGCCATCCTCTTTATTTTTAGACACTAAAAATGGACCTAACAGAAAAATCCTAAAGATTTTCTTCTCATGGAAAACGTACTGTTACACATCACTGGAACTGGAGACTTCTTTCCTAAGGAGTTGCCTTTTTTTCCTAATAGGccaaaacatttaatttgtgtccatgtacagtatatttatcaacacattctgaccaatcagaatcaagaactgtataaatacacagtacacagtgtgcATAATGACTCAACACCAGTCTGCacttgtagcctagtggttaagtcGCTTgtctaccaattggaaggttgtgagtttaaatcccatgtccaccaaactgccactattgggcccctgagcaaggcccttaaccctcaattgctctgttatataaaatgtaagtcgctgtgCATTAAGGAGCCTGCCAACagcagtaaatgtaaatctctaGTATACCTTATTGAGCATTTTCTAAAGTATCAGCATCAGCAAAGTCTTTTCTCATATTACTTGCTGAATCATCAACAAACCCAATCCAACCAGCTCcctgtgtttacatcaacaatACATGCCTTTATCATTGCTACTATCACCGCACATCAGAGCAGAAAAACAGGGTAGGAccgcaaaagaaaaaaacatcgcCTGATCTTCAAACATTGCCGTTTGATTCCTGTTGACTGATGAGTGGAATCTGAAAGTGGTGTTCTGCATCTGTGGCTCATCTGCCACAAGATTGTGTctcctgagatgcttttctgatcagcacagttgtaaagagtgcttattGCTGTCTGGCTATTCTCCTTTGACCTCTCTGTAATATCCGCAAGATTCTGTGTAAATACTTAAAACTGATTGGCATAACATTCCCATTCCGAAAACCCTAACAACAATAAAAGCAACGATAAAATACACCTCATTCAATTCATGTTATTCAAAGTTCTTCAGATCTATGCATTGTATCGCTGCCACGTgtttggctgattagataactgaacaaataaatagatgtaCAGATTAAGTTTTTAAGTTAagatgtttttattgtcatttcaaccgtaTTACAACTGATGCAGTAcgcagtgaaataaaacaacgttcctccagaACCCTTTATCATTGCTTTTTACTTTTTGCTAGTGCAGCCTTGGGCAAAcaatgcaagacaaaagacCCTGCTGGACAatagacagtacagacagacaatacaatGCACCACAGACAGATAATACAGACACCATGAAGATAACACTGACAATTGTATTAAAACGGCtgtacaaaaaacagcatggtCCTGATAGctaggtgttcctattaaagtggccatcGAGCTTATAGTGATATGCATGCATAATTGATTTAATAGATTACGGTACCATCACAGTGAttcacaaatatttacaaagttCCTACCCTGGATGTTTACAGTGACGTTCCTGGTAAGAAGCACGTTGGTCCTGATGTTAATCAGGACACACTTGTAAACGCCGCTCTGACTCAACTGAACATGAGTAAGCTCCAGTATGCCATTGGAGCTGGGCAGCTCCTGTCCGTTAAACAGCCACGACGCCAAGGGAGTCGGTTCACCTTCGGCTCGACACGACAGAGTCACAGTCTCTCCGGGAACAAAGGATGTTTTTGTAGGACTGACCTCCAAAACCGGCTTATCGGGTCCGTCTGAAAATGGATAAGCGTTGAAAGAAATAGCTACTTTGGGGGAACAAATACTAAGCTGGCTATCTAATGAGTAAAGGAAGCTCGGGTTTGTCGCAACAAAGCAAATACTATTATGCTAACCTGTCCTCAGATATGTTAGCTACACATTGCTGAGTATTTCTAAGATCACCAGAAAAGTttgttacaaaaaataaaagacactagGAAAACAACAATGTTATTATTTTGCTTGAATATGCAGCTAGATAACAGTCTCTCTTAGTTTATAGCAGATACTAGCGTATAGCAGATTAGCTAAATGCCATGCTACTAAAAATGTTGCtctcatttaaaacaattcagctcaagcccagccatttttagggtcatgattgaggacaatgtcccatccagagacaagctgttttgtgttgaggtaTTGTTCAAaccatgaatgttttttttttttcattggttgttgcactaaatcttacccatataccatagtgctattttctgattggctattgtgtagcctctttttttttgattggctgataagtgtcaggctcgactaagaactcgcttgattcctgcccggttccatagagacagcggtacggactgatacattttgggtgctgcggcttattaaatatatgataaatagtcaaaaagtttttctgcgtgagaaatacaatgtgtggcgtgagagcgtgagaaaagacagaaatgtgtgactgtcactctcaatgcgtgacattTAATAGCcctgtaataaacacatattactagaaaaaaaaacacttacacagCACCGTGATGTTCTTACTCTGGTTCACGTTACTGAAAGGATTTGTCAGTGTCACGCTGTAGAGTCCCGAGTCTTTGCGGTTCGGCTGATTTATGATCAGACTCTTGCCAGTTATCAGGTACCGAGAGCCGTTCACCAACCCTGAGCCTTCAAAATACCACGTTGAAGTCATGACTGGTCCTTGCCTGAAGCTGTAGGACAGCGTGAACGGCGCTCCTCCCTCTACCACTTCCTGTGAAGCCGTGACCACAGAAACGTCCGTGATGAAGTCTGTGAAGATAGAATTATTTCCGTATATTTCCATTTTACTCCAATGGATAAAAATGGAGAAACTCAGAAAGACGACGTCAGACTCCGCAATACGATGTCCATGTTACAGATTCCATAAATTGTCATTCTTGTCATTCTGCATTCATCTGCATTGTACAGTTTTGAGGGCATGTGGTAgtctaatggttaaggtgttgggctaccaattggaaggttgtgagttcaatcccaggtccactaagctaccactgttgggccactgagcaaggcccttaaccctcaattgctcagttgtataaaaaaaattagataatgtaagtcgctctggctaagggcgtctgccaaatgctgtaaatgcatgcTGATGCAGAATTCTGTATTTTTGCTGATCCTACATGTAACATAATTGCACATCATATTCTATGACTTCTTAAAAAGAGTGAGtactttttttctgtgggtTAAGCAATGTccttaaaatgaaagcatcatGAATGTGTGTTAAGTGAAAATGTTGAACGTCTaactttaatgtttatttatttattcattatttttgctGTAAATTAAATAGGTGTACTATTTCAAATAATTATCGAAAGATTGCCTAGCATCAGTTAAAGGCAATTAATTTAGCTAGTAAAAATGATTCCTATCAACCTCTGACAGCAGGAGGTGACAGACAGGACGAAAAAGAGCTCCTTTAAGTGCTGCGCTTGGACACTGAAGGCATTTGTGTGTGGCACTTTCTGATGAGGTGCAATTCCCATTGCATTGCATTGCACTAAGTcagcatttcatttttaaaaagctcCTACTATTACCACCGTCCCTGCTGATCATTTTTCACTGAAGACATAAAGCGAATTGTTTATATGAAAACACTACATATACCAACATTTTCAAATTGAACGTTTTCTGTGAAAGAAGTATTTTTGTGTCTTCTGTTGCGAGTGACGTAAACAAAATGTGGCCTGCTGAACCTAAATAAAGTCTTTATTTGTCATACAGCATTGTGAAAGtcatttcttcacataccccagcTTGTATGGAAGACGGGCTCCGAGCACAGGGTCAGCGATGATACAGCAACCTtgggcccaacagtggaagcttggcagtgctgggtgCTTGAACCCACCTCCAAGATTCTGGTAAATAACCCAGCATCTTACACATTGGCCATAACTGTCTCCTGGTCCTATAAGAAACTGTCCTCTAATGGTGTCGAGTTCTCTAGCTATGGTGAATACCTGTCCAGCGTGAACCCACTCTAAACCATAAATGCCATTTTTTGACCATGAATTTGTACTAAACTACAGAACCTAATGAACATCAAGTGGCAAATAATATCATTTAAAGAATACTTACTGTACACCAATACTGTAAAGTCGACCGAGGCCTCGGGATTCCCAGATTTTGCCATTTTTGCTGTGTATGTCCCACTGTAGCTGACCGGAATGTTCTGGAAGACAAGAGATCCGGTCTGATCCACTGATAAGACGCTTCTGTATGTTGGGTTGATGTCAGGAGGGTTGCTCTGTCCTATAGTCCACGAGGCCAGAACCAACGTCCCGTTCTGCCATGTCACTACAGGGGAGGTGACGTCGCTGTACGAAACTCCAAGTGTAAAGTTGGTGCCCACAAAAGCACTAACCATCGTAGGTCCATTGGGCCACATGGATAGAAAACAATCTGAgcctgtggtaaaaaaaaacacgttgTCTTTTCCATGGAATTACACATACAATCCCAAGGAGAGTCTTCAAGtctaattgttttattatttacatattatttatatatgttgtTATAATTCTATGTATCATTCAGTTAAGATTCAGATGAAATCCTTCAGCCACACACATTAAGCAGTTTCTTTATGGGTGTGTTTCCCAGATCAGGTGAAGCCAGACCTACTTTTTACGAACACAAAGCTATTCATGCCCAAAGAAACCCCTAACCTGAAGTGAGCAAATTAGCCTCTTTCCTCCGCAAGCACATTGCTTCAGGATAATCTTCTCCCTTATAGATATGTACTCGAATGTATAGATTTAGCTTAAGTATAATAAAGTTTATTGAAAAAGTTGCATAGcagtaaaatggaaaaaatgcaAATCCTTTATTACTTTCATTCTACCATTTTTCCACTAAAAATATGTTGAATTTCAAGGCATAATGTTCAAGATAATGTTACAAATGTtcaaattgtttaaataaaaaaaggcaataatataataataatggtaataataaaataatacaaaatacataacAGTGATTTAAGATGAAGGATAATGAACACTTTTATACCTTTGGTGTTTCTTTCACCTAGAAAAATGCATCTAGTATATTTTCTTATAACTTAGTAGTCCATTTGTGTAACTTAAATAATTTTAAGGAAACggctatacatttttttttaaggtcaAATACATATGAAATGTTCAAAGGATAAAATTCCTAAGCAAAGCTGCCCAATCTTACAGCATTTGATGACGAGATATCTTTAAAACCCAACACACTTCACACTATACAGCAGTATTAGTATTTTAGTTCTAGCTACAAACCTGTACATGAGATCTATACAAGATCTGTCttggtttgtttatgtattcatGCAGACACATTTCTTCATGACCATAACAAAAGTAGAtcaataactaactaactaactaactaactaactaactaacaataGGGTTTGGGAAACATTTCCAATGTTTTATGAATTAATTATCTATTGTTACAGCAATGGAAATCACAACTCaccattattatatttattagtcaAGCTTTACATTTATTAGCTAATTACTTTAAAGATCAGAAAAAAGTCGTTCTATTAATAAtcacattaataattataataataataatatattgatataattgtatttataattattatataattataaatattatgtaattatatttctaattattattatataaatatataccatATAATTTCTAATCAttatatattgtaattatatttctaattattatattataattattattatagtaatactgccttatattaaaatattgatactataatttaatctaattcatcacaatataaataaatgttaacatGTGTATGAAAGCACCTGATGAAGTAACTCACCTGTTAATCTCCACCAGAGCAGAAGGGCCACTAGGCAATAAGACATTGATGTCaatatctttaaataaactaaacaaaaaatagCAGCAGGATTCTGGATAAAATTACACCAAAGAAATTATTTTAGGTTTCTTTATGACGATAAAACTgcaaaagaccaaaaaaaccccccaaaggAACATGTAAATATACTCCCATATTCCAACAGGCAAGGACAGATGAGTGAGCTTGATAAGCTTCTTCTTGGCTGAATCGGATCACTTTATAAGCGACTCTTTAAAAGTGAGTCGGATGTGCGAATCGATTCGCAAGCAGGAATATCGGATCTTTTACGTTATTATTTGACGCACACGCGCAGAAATAATTCATAGTTATTTTGTGCATAATTATACAGTGTAAAACCTTCAAAGATGAAACTTGCCGAGttgaaagacaaaaaagttaaaagttcaaatacaaaaaaaggaagaatcGAAAAATGAATCGTAATGAACACTGTGTCGGAATGAGAACTGTtgcaagccccgcccctttcacGTGCTCATTTGTCTTTAGTTGTATACATTGAAAacatatactactactactactaataataataataataataataatattataataaaacgtATTATACGGATACAGAAGAAGAAAGTGCACGGCTTCAATGCagatttttactttataatttTACTCacattgtattatttgtgttcCAGTCTGACATTTAAATGCATCACGGTCTTGACATGAGGTCCTATATTTAACCTGTTTGCTTTTCACCCATTGGTTTCACATATTAGCTGAACATACAGCACACCATAAACGAGCCCGGTCTCTGTTGAACATGTCAGTACAGCCATCAGCCCCTAGACTGAACTTCTACATTCTGACCTCTGACGCACACATGAAAAGGACAGAGATTTTATTTCCCACAGTTAGATACTGTACAATCAAAACTCAAAACCAGAGGCATACGTGATAAAAACAGCTTGTTTCTAGAGGTCTGGTCCAAGCTGAGAGACACTCTGCAGTATATGACTTCCAAACTATACAagctgaaaatgtgtgtgatttatctacatttaagaagagattgtgtgtggtgttaattAGAAATGCCCTTTAATTATAAAGAATTTAGGGcgacagacacaaaaacaaagaggTCATATGAATATTCCGATCTTTCAAACAGAAACTGACGCAGGACGGACAAGTTAATGAGATCCGTACGCTTAAATCTTAGTGCTAATCTAGGAAGTTTTCCGATATGAATAGCAAATAAGTTAACTAAACACAGCTTCGAAAGCAAAAAAACTGTTCATAGATCAGTAATCAGTTTCTCAAACATGAGAAAATATCTCTCAGCGTTAATCTACGCTGGATCGTGCAGCGAAACTGGGTGTGATACAGCAGAGAAATTGCTACAAAGACCGATGTAATGGTTATTTGGACCAGGATTAGAAATAATGATGGATTCAGTGTTCAGAAGGAAGCAGACGCTGCTACAGCCGGCTGGTCGGAGGATCGGTGAGAGGGTTGAGATATGGCAGGAACGTCCACGGAGGTTGAGAGTGGGGTTTGTGGAGACTCGGGAaaagaaagagggggaaaaaacctggaaaagaaaaaagacagtgaCATGATCAGGTAGATAATTTCTAGATGACTATCACTAATTGTTTTAAGGCATAATTGGATCAGACAAATAAAATCGCTCTCCTTACCTCGTTGACTATGAGCACAGCTCCGTCTGCTCCCTCTGCCTTTATATCCTTCCTGCCTCCTTTAGTTTGCTCACCAGCTCCTCCACCGACTCCACTTTCATTCCAGCCTGCCTCTGTGGAGGCTCGTCCACCCGCACCACCTCCAACCGAGAGCTCACGTCCACTCCCAGGTCTCCCGGCTTCATGTTCTCGATCTTCTTTTTCTTGGCTTTCTACAGAGAGCATGAAAATGCTTTAAGACATTCAATCTACTCAATTCCAATACAAGCCTGCTCTTAtgattgctattattattaatacagtaCTTTCTAGACACTGTGTTACTCTGATGTGAAAGCCTAAACAATTTGTCTTATAAATTCATTCTTAAAACTTAATTAAAGCTtgcataagcacacacacacacacttcctgtttttcttaACCACCAGCTGCTATTTCACCTACCTGTAAGATACTTTTATACTCTCTGCTTCCTCaaacccaccaccaccaccaccaccaccacctccaacCCTGCCGTGCTGCAGCCAAAATTATTTTGGGCCACAGCAGAACTTCCAGCTGATAAAAATGTTCACGCTTACCAAAAGCTTGTGTGACATCGTGtgacttctgaccaatcacagttaTTAAATCTCGGTTCTCATATCATATTGTGATTTCAGGTTAATCTTACACTCCAGTCAGGCTGGATAGAGTTATTCTCTGTAGTGTTGCTAACAGAGCTCATGTACCATGATGTTCGGCAGCGTGGCGTATCGGGGAGTGTTGAGGCGAAGGTCGGCGGTCACCACCGCAGGCATGTTGATTTTAATGGTCTCCAGTCCTCCGTCGACCTCGCGCACCACTTTCAGCTTATCTCCATCGAACGCCACCTCGGAGGCGAAGGTCCCCTGCGTTAAAAAGAAACCAGAACCgctctgactgtctgtggtcaGTTCAGTGATCCTGAGAACAAActgtttttcctttatttcctcCACATGATATTACATCTCAAAACATGATCATCTCTGACTCAGCAGCTTGTAGATGAAGCTGTATACTCTGATCTGACCTCTGCTGGATGAACCACATAATTACACCTGGCAAAAAGGCCGAGATTTCTTGTGCTCTAATTCTGGTGTCTGGTAATTGACGTAATTGATCGTAACTGTTAGTAATCTAAACAATGATAATACAAATGAAGCGCATGTGTACACCAGAAAGTAAAGCTCTACAATCTAGTAGTCTATAATTCTGTAATACAAAACCTTGATAATGTCccacaaagtcatttttaaaaataaaacaattagcATGTGTACtaatcatctacacacacatttattttataccacagcattgTTGAAAGCTTGAATCTCATTAGTCAGATGGCGTGAGGGATTTTCTCACATCACCACATGTAGTTCTGGCTGTAACCTGAAATGCTACTTATATTAACTAAAGTACTAACGTTATATTAAGGTAATAACTTCTTATACATCATATTAATacctaataaataattaaatagtgaCCTAgtcttgtatacacacacacacacacggaattTCTCACTTTATAAACAGAGAGAACAAGATACTACACTGTgacacaccgtgtgtgtgtgtatgtgtgtaagcaaacaaaatgcacatacacacctgGGGCCAGTCCAACAGAGCGGCTGTCATCTGACCCGTCTGATTACAGTCATCGTCAATGGCCtgttacacaacaaacacacaatgaacaTTATCTGTTAACCTTCACGGAGTTCATAGAAATCTACACGGAACCACAGTGAGATCATAAGCGCTTGAAGGATATTAATGACATATTATCCACTAGCTCATGGAAGAATTCATTTAAGCTGCACACACTGTAAAGATAAAGTCTCAATGAAACTCTGCGTAAACTCGTATACCAGGCAATTTACAATAACAGCAATTCCGGGAAGTTTATTATTTGCTTTATCACTGTGTAAATGCACAATATGTAATAACTTTGTAtgctgaaaaaagaaatgatgcaTGTCATATTAAAACCATCCTGAAAGCCTTTCACCTCATTTACTCTAAAGCTCCTGTGTTATTATGGGTGAGTCATTTTACATACTATAAGGTGCATCAGAGAACAAGAAAATGCTTAGAGTAATTTTTATGAACTGTTTATGATATCATAGAGATCATcggtgtgtttaatgttactgtgcGGGAAATTCTTAAACTTTAGAGTTGGACTTGGAAACCAGTTGGACTGGACTATTGGGCTCTGGTGCGACATCTAGTGGCGAAGTGAAGCAACTCTGCACTCCTTTCAAACAGCTACCTGTTTCCCGAGGATGATGAGAGAAGCCTCTTCTTTCTTGGCCAAAGCGGCGAGGATCTTGGATACCTGCAGAGGCCCGAGAGACTCGTAGTCCTTTCCGTAAACCTCAACGTGAATGCCGCGGTCTGCCCCCATAGCCAGTGCTGTGCGGATGGTCTCCTggacacacacagttcagcacTGGTTAGTTAGATGtttctaataaaaacaaacataacatgCAAGGGTGCATATTAGTCTAAAGGTTGCTGATCCTGGATCAGACGACGGATACAGGACTGGGAtgtgaacagaaacacaaaacaaaaacaaaacagaaaggtTTGAGGATGTGATGGAACGTTTGTTAGAAACACTGAACGAGTGTTACCTGCACTTGCTGAGGTCCACAGCTCACAGCCACAATCTCCTTCACCAGCTTCTTCTCCTTCATCCTGACAGCCTCCTCTACCGCAATCTCACAGAAAGGGTTCATCGAGTGCTTCACGCCATCCGTCACCACGCCGGTTTTGTCAGGCTTAACTCGAATctgagagaaagcgagagagagagagagagagtaaagatcAACATTGCTTGGGG
This genomic stretch from Tachysurus fulvidraco isolate hzauxx_2018 chromosome 25, HZAU_PFXX_2.0, whole genome shotgun sequence harbors:
- the vsig10l gene encoding carcinoembryonic antigen-related cell adhesion molecule 6 isoform X1; translation: MSYCLVALLLWWRLTGSDCFLSMWPNGPTMVSAFVGTNFTLGVSYSDVTSPVVTWQNGTLVLASWTIGQSNPPDINPTYRSVLSVDQTGSLVFQNIPVSYSGTYTAKMAKSGNPEASVDFTVLVYNFITDVSVVTASQEVVEGGAPFTLSYSFRQGPVMTSTWYFEGSGLVNGSRYLITGKSLIINQPNRKDSGLYSVTLTNPFSNVNQSKNITVLYGPDKPVLEVSPTKTSFVPGETVTLSCRAEGEPTPLASWLFNGQELPSSNGILELTHVQLSQSGVYKCVLINIRTNVLLTRNVTVNIQGLSRSAVAGIAAGVPCLILLLLLFAGLVLLCYQCYKKKARNRDPRYPVTRTVKKAVISQPNLTKPQHLLTNCIKQPPAYNHHLVLNFTTTYQFIFFSFFNSLLAPSERSGRLPLGIPPVRMATTV
- the vsig10l gene encoding carcinoembryonic antigen-related cell adhesion molecule 6 isoform X2, translated to MSYCLVALLLWWRLTGSDCFLSMWPNGPTMVSAFVGTNFTLGVSYSDVTSPVVTWQNGTLVLASWTIGQSNPPDINPTYRSVLSVDQTGSLVFQNIPVSYSGTYTAKMAKSGNPEASVDFTVLVYNFITDVSVVTASQEVVEGGAPFTLSYSFRQGPVMTSTWYFEGSGLVNGSRYLITGKSLIINQPNRKDSGLYSVTLTNPFSNVNQSKNITVLYGPDKPVLEVSPTKTSFVPGETVTLSCRAEGEPTPLASWLFNGQELPSSNGILELTHVQLSQSGVYKCVLINIRTNVLLTRNVTVNIQGLSRSAVAGIAAGVPCLILLLLLFAGLVLLCYQCYKKKARNRDPRYPVTRTVKKAVISQPNLTKPQHLLTNCIKQPPAYNHHLAPSERSGRLPLGIPPVRMATTV
- the etfb gene encoding electron transfer flavoprotein subunit beta, with protein sequence MTARVLVGVKRVIDYAVKIRVKPDKTGVVTDGVKHSMNPFCEIAVEEAVRMKEKKLVKEIVAVSCGPQQVQETIRTALAMGADRGIHVEVYGKDYESLGPLQVSKILAALAKKEEASLIILGKQAIDDDCNQTGQMTAALLDWPQGTFASEVAFDGDKLKVVREVDGGLETIKINMPAVVTADLRLNTPRYATLPNIMKAKKKKIENMKPGDLGVDVSSRLEVVRVDEPPQRQAGMKVESVEELVSKLKEAGRI